The Hyperthermus butylicus DSM 5456 genome includes a region encoding these proteins:
- a CDS encoding DUF167 domain-containing protein, producing the protein MEEALRKHITEGDGYVDVTLYVKPEASFTGLRMELGELVFYTEELDVEGRVNASIVMFFSRLLGVSPSMIDIVYGTREKTKRVRIKNVTWNQVFEKIVEALRESEARS; encoded by the coding sequence GTGGAGGAGGCACTCAGGAAACACATTACGGAGGGAGACGGTTACGTAGACGTAACCCTCTATGTTAAGCCCGAGGCATCATTTACCGGGCTGCGCATGGAGCTTGGCGAGCTGGTATTCTACACTGAGGAGTTAGACGTAGAGGGAAGGGTTAATGCAAGCATAGTAATGTTCTTCTCGAGGCTCCTAGGGGTTTCGCCCTCAATGATAGACATAGTATACGGTACGCGAGAGAAAACTAAGAGGGTTAGGATAAAGAACGTTACCTGGAATCAAGTCTTCGAGAAGATAGTTGAAGCCCTAAGAGAGTCCGAGGCTAGGAGCTAG
- a CDS encoding CBS domain-containing protein has protein sequence MLQGPRFYEIVEPHMPITKLVKLLAVKSIEHAIVIDDGIIIGVVSVKDVARHIVRAFEAAGSVEALNLNAILGDVVASIMSRPPYVVSGPLDYCRAASIMLSKGIGILPIVDSSGSFLGAITELDYALQSLKLDAQASRYATGKVILGDPDEPIIEALGRMYEHGFRRLPLRVGEDYYMATMQSLLLAIARRPHMETLLEKAYRYSTPATILDADTASIANAAETILSIPERAILLRSADKISILTERDLVRAYRDEHC, from the coding sequence TTGCTGCAGGGACCCCGTTTCTACGAGATTGTTGAGCCTCATATGCCTATTACGAAGCTGGTTAAGCTCCTAGCCGTAAAGTCCATAGAGCACGCTATCGTCATTGATGACGGCATAATTATTGGCGTCGTCTCTGTAAAGGATGTTGCAAGACACATTGTCAGAGCTTTTGAAGCTGCAGGCTCTGTCGAAGCACTCAACCTGAATGCCATACTTGGGGATGTTGTAGCCAGTATTATGAGCAGGCCCCCCTACGTGGTATCCGGCCCGCTTGACTACTGCAGAGCTGCTAGCATAATGCTGAGCAAGGGAATAGGCATCTTACCAATTGTAGATTCTTCAGGCTCTTTCCTGGGAGCCATAACCGAGCTGGACTACGCATTGCAGAGCCTCAAGCTTGACGCGCAAGCTAGCCGTTATGCTACCGGTAAGGTGATTCTCGGTGACCCCGACGAACCCATTATAGAGGCACTGGGTAGGATGTACGAGCATGGTTTTAGGAGGCTACCCCTACGCGTAGGTGAGGACTACTACATGGCTACAATGCAGTCCCTACTCCTTGCTATAGCCAGGAGACCTCACATGGAAACACTCTTAGAGAAGGCATATAGGTACTCGACACCAGCAACAATACTTGATGCCGACACGGCTAGTATAGCCAATGCTGCAGAAACAATACTCTCCATACCCGAGCGCGCCATATTGCTTAGAAGCGCTGACAAGATTAGCATACTAACCGAGCGCGACCTAGTGAGAGCCTACAGGGATGAACACTGCTAG
- a CDS encoding DUF2283 domain-containing protein encodes MEKGLAERRPKQYYVEDIERLWIEYDRQTDTLYIYFADKNEEPEEALLVGEDIIVGVKGDKLLSITVNEFSRRIGLEKY; translated from the coding sequence ATGGAGAAAGGCCTAGCAGAGAGAAGACCTAAGCAATACTATGTGGAGGACATTGAAAGACTCTGGATAGAGTATGATAGGCAAACCGATACTCTCTACATATACTTCGCCGATAAGAACGAGGAGCCCGAGGAGGCTCTACTAGTAGGGGAAGACATCATCGTAGGAGTTAAGGGGGATAAACTGCTAAGCATAACGGTTAACGAGTTTTCGAGGAGAATAGGGCTGGAGAAATACTAG
- the speD gene encoding adenosylmethionine decarboxylase: MAVQQNVKKGGREAGGDLIVGKHVYGNLYGVDEEKLWDEELLKDIVVEAARVANMNLVDIKTWKFTGFHGGVSVIALVLESHISIHTWPDYGYATVDVYTCGANSDPWKAFNYIVLKLKPRYYIVHYADRSSIPGYTESEKR, translated from the coding sequence ATGGCTGTGCAACAAAACGTAAAGAAGGGTGGTAGGGAGGCGGGCGGAGACCTTATCGTCGGTAAGCATGTCTATGGGAACCTCTATGGTGTTGACGAGGAGAAGCTCTGGGATGAGGAGTTGTTAAAGGACATCGTAGTAGAAGCTGCTAGAGTTGCAAACATGAACCTAGTGGACATTAAGACGTGGAAGTTTACTGGGTTCCATGGCGGTGTCTCTGTCATCGCCCTGGTGCTTGAGAGCCACATATCAATTCACACATGGCCCGACTATGGCTATGCTACTGTGGACGTGTACACTTGTGGTGCAAACAGTGATCCCTGGAAAGCGTTCAACTACATAGTATTGAAGCTAAAGCCGCGCTACTACATAGTACACTACGCAGATAGGAGCAGCATACCAGGCTACACGGAGAGCGAAAAACGTTAA